GGCTGACGAACAGCATCGCGGCAGCCTGATTTCGGTGTATCAGCTCATGATCACCATCGGGATTTTGCTCGCCTTCATCTCGGACGCCATGTTCGCCTATTCGGGGTCATGGCGCTGGATGCTCGGTATCGTCGCCGTTCCGGGTGCTGTGTTTCTTGTAGGCTCACTTTTCCTACCTGACAGCCCGCGCTGGCTGATGCTGCGTGGCCGTCATGCCGAGGCGCTCGAAACGCTTGCCTCGCTGCGCGCCTCGCGTGCCGAAGCAGAGAGCGAAATCCGCGATATCCAGGAAGGCCTGCAACAGAAGCAGCGCGGCTTTTCGATGTTCCTCGAAAACCCGAACTTCCGTCGCTCCGTCATGCTTGGCATTGGTCTGCAGATCGTCCAGCAGCTCACCGGCATCAACATCGTCATGTATTACGCGCCGCGTATCTTCGAAGTGGCCGGCTTCGGTCAGGACGGGCAGATGTGGGGCACGGCCATCGTCGGTCTGGTCAACATGCTGGCCACTTTCATCGCCATCGGTTTCGTCGATCGCTGGGGTCGTCGTCCGATGCTCGTCGCCGGCTTCGTCATCATGGCCATTGGCATGGGGGCACTCGCGATCTTGCTTTCCTTCGGTCAGGATTCGAGCACGATGATGCATTACCTCTCGGTCGGGGTTCTGCTGCTCTTCATCACCGGCTTCGCTTTCTCTGCCGGCCCGCTCATCTGGGTGCTTTGCGCCGAGGTGCAGCCGCTCCAGGGTCGTGATTTCGGTATTGCCTGCTCGACCTTCACTAACTGGATTGCGAACATGGTCGTAGGCGCCACGTTCCTGACGCTGCTTGGCACACTGGGCGCCTCACACACCTTCTGGCTGTATGCAGCGCTCAATGCAGTGTTCATTCTCGTTACTCTTGCCTTCGTGCCTGAGACACGTGGCGTGTCGCTGGAGTCTCTCGAGCACAAGCTGAACAAGGGTATCCGCCTGCGCGACATCGGTCGCTGAAACACACTCTACGTGTGACGCACAGGTCATGGGCTCCGCAGTCACTGCGGGGCCCTTTTTTCTTGGCTTGACGCGGCAGGGACAAATCCCCATTCCCTGAACATCATGCGTATTGCTGCCATCCTCCTCGCCGCCGGTTCCGGTCGCCGCTTCGCTGATGCCAGCGCTGCGCCGGCCACCGGCCTGTCTGCCATGCCAAAGCAGTACCTGCTGCTTGGTGGCAAAACCGTCATTCGCCACGCGGCCGAAGCGCTGCGCGACCACGTGACCCTTATCCAGCCGGTCGGTGATGACCCGCTGCTGCTGCAGGCCCTCGACGGGATCGAGACATTGCCGCCTGTCGCAGGTGGGCGTGAGCGTCAGGACAGCGTGCGCGCCGGGCTCGAAGCCCTTGCCCGCCTGCCTGAGCCGCCCGATCTTGTTCTGGTCCATGATGGCGCACGCCCCTACGTGCCAGCCGAGGTGGTACGGAACGTGCTCAAGGCGCTCGAAAAGCACCCAGGCGCCATACCAGCTGTTGCCGTGGCGGATACGCTCAAGCGCGGTCGCGACGGCCTGGTCGACACAACCGTTTGCCGCGACTCCCTGTGGCGTGCCCAGACCCCGCAAGGCTTCCATTTCCCGCTTCTGCTCGACCTGCACCGCACACATCAGGGGCCCGTTACTGATGACGCTGCCCTGCTCGAAGCCGCGGGTCATCCGGTCGCCCTCGTCCAGGGCGCTGAAGATAATATCAAACTGACCCTACCGGAGGATCTCGTGCGTCTCGAAAGACTGCTCGGCTCGACCCCACTCCCGCGCACGGGGCTGGGCTATGACGTTCATGCCTTCGAGGCCGGCCGTCCCCTGATCCTCTGCGGCATCACCATCCCCCATGATCGCGGGCTGGCGGGCCATTCCGACGCCGATGTCGGTATCCACACCCTGTGCGACGCCATTTACGGTGCGCTCGCCGAGGGAGATATCGGCCGCCATTTCCCACCCACGGATAATGAGTGGAAGGATATGGATTCCGCACGTTTCCTAATTCATGCGGGCGAGCGTATTCGCCAGCGCGGCGGCATGCTGATCAATGCCGATGTAACGCTCATCTGCGAGCGTCCCAAGATCGGCCCTCACGCTCAGGCTATGCGCGAACGCCTTGCTTCGCTGCTTCAGGTCGATGTTGACCGCATCTCGGTCAAGGCAACCACCTCCGAGCGCCTTGGCTTCACGGGCCGCGAAGAGGGCATTGCCGCCACGGCTGTCGCCACAGTACTCGTTCCCTGAGCGAAATACAGAGCGTATAAAAGCAGAAAGCCCGGCCATTGCGTCGGGCTTTTTCGTTGCTGTGCAGCAAGGGCGGCAAGAGCTGCGCCGTTGGACGGCTCATACCGTGCGATCTTGCCTCCCGGCGAAGGCCGGATGAGCGAAACTCAGCCTTTGATGGCGCAGATCACAACAATGACCGGGGTTGCCGCAAGGAGCAGCCAGACATTCTGGACGCAACGTGCCACGAAATGGGCAGAGCGCACCTTGAACGGAATACGACGGATGAGATTTGCAGCAGCGGCGTTCTCATCCAGTACGGCCTGAATACGAGAAGACATACCTGATCCTTGCACAAATTCTTCTGATTACCTGACAACCCTCTAATAAATCGCGAAGAGCGGGTCGAGTAACCAATGGTCACCGAGTGTGATGACCACTGAAGGCAAGGGTTAAAGGCCGATCATGGCAAAATCATGCCTGATTCGTCTCAGCTCCGTAAGAAAGCTCCAGATACCGTAACGCAATTTCCACATCTGCCGCGTTGCGATCAATCTCCTGCATCAGCGCATCATCCTCGCCCCATTGCGCCATCTGGTGCCGCTCCTCGACACTGGCCATCAGCCGTGCCGAAGCAGCGTCCACCCATCCCTCGACCAGACCAATCGCCAGAATCAGGCTTCCCGTTGCAGGTGCGCAGATTGCGGCACAAGTCAGGGCTGCGTCATCCATACGCTCAAGGGCGGCCCCATAAGCCTTCTGAAGCTCAGGAGCGATGGAGAGCGGCAGAAGACTGCGCGTGACCTGAGGCACAACACCATGCCTACTGCCAAACAGGGCCAGAACCGGATCAAACAGAGCGTCCTGCTCCCGGCCAAGAGACCCGACAGCCCGGTAACAAAGCAGATCGTTTTCACCATAGGCGCTAAGGCCACCAATGATCTGCTCGCGGTCAGGCCGGACACGCTCGATTTCCGTACCAGCCATCTGCGTCATAGGCAGATCTGCGGTTCGAAAGGCCTCCCCTTCAGGGATGGCCCGCCACTCGGCAGCAATAGCATCAGCCAGCCTTGCAGAGGATGTGGTCAGCGAATTTCCACCGGGCAGTCTGAAAGGACGCCCGTCAAGCATGACGGCGTAATGCCCATCGGGCCCATACGCTGCGACCTCGACGGCCTTCCAGAAACGTTTGATCGTCTGACTCAATGCAATATCCCCAAACCATGCAGCAATTCAGAGGCCTGCGAATGCTTCTTGCGCTCAGGTGCTGCTTCACCTGACATATTCTCACGCGCGGCGGAGAGGATATCGGGACAGGTATCGGGCTGGCTGCCGCCGATTGTCAGCTGGAACCGCCCCCCTACGTTTGCCTCCTGGCTTGCCTTGGGTGCATCGAGCGTTCCCTTGACCAGTACCGGAGTTGAGGCCCCGGTGCCGCCAAAGCCGATACGCGGCACCAGATGCAAATCAAGCATTTCGTCAGCGAGACCGTAAACACCGTGGCCAGACAGGGTAAGCGCACCAGCCTCCATACCGATCGTATCGAGCTGGGCCTGCCCTCCCTCGAACCGGGCGTGAAGCCCAAGGCAGCGCACCGGCAGTTCACGATGCGAGAGCAGCGAGCGCGCCGCATCGCCCAGATAGGCCCCAAGCCTGCTGGTATCGATCGTGCCACCCACCATGGAAAGGCCCAGATGCCCCCGCAGGGTGTCGCGCATCGCTGCGCGTGTCTCACCCCGTGCATCGAGTTCACCCACCAGCATCAACGGCCCATGAAACACGTCCGGCATGGACAGCAGGGTCTGCGCCAGCGTGGCCGGGAAGAGTACCGGAGAGAAAACGACACTGACAGAGGCAGGAGACACACTCCGGTCGTAAACGGCACGCCCGGCAAGCGTCATGCCATTGCCCGCCCCTTTGATCGACTCGATGGCCAGCTTGGCGCTGTTCAAGGCGATATGCCCGGAGACGTCGCTATAATCTGCACCATTGAAGCGCAGTTTTGCGGCAGAAACATCGATCGATGCCTGCCCCTGGTCAATGAAGCGCTGCAAGCCGGTCGTGCTGTCGGTATCGCCCACAGTGCTGGTAGGCGAGCCTTTCTTGGCTGCAGGCTGAGGCGCTGCAGCACTGTTGCCGGCTACGCCGATTAGACCCGCAATTGGCGTCTGTGCAGGCGAGGTCGCTGTGGACGCGGAAGACGAATTTCCCGGGGCCCCTGGGCCGGCTGGCACAGGGGCTTGCGCTGCTGTCCCGGCTCCCTCATCGCGTCGACCCAGCCACAGCCCCTTGAGGGCGTCGAGATCAAGCGCTGAAAACTGGAGCTTTCCGTCGATGGCAGATGGCAGAGGCGCCTTCACCAAGGCATCCATCACGCCCGTCGCCTCATGGCTTGTGAAGCTCAGCCCCTTGATCTGAATGGATCCGGACGTGTCGCGCTGCACCTCCCCCTTGAACGCCACATCGTGCAGTGCCGCCTGCATGACATTGAGCGTGCGTGCCTGCCCTTCCAGAGCGAGCGTGGAGTCATCCGCGCCGATCTGACCGGAAAGATGGGCCGTAAGCCCGGAACCAGTCCCAATCTTGGACACATCCCGCAGATCCACCGCCACCGGGAGCGGCGTTGCGAGTCCGGACTGCCAGGCCGAACCAGCCTGCGCCAGGGTGCCCAAACGTCCCTGCAGGGCGAGGCCCGGTGCCAGTTCGCTGATCAGCGCACCATTGACGACGCCACTCACCGTCAGGGCCGAGGAGAGCGTGTCGGCATCGGCATGAACCGCGCTGGAAGTCAGCCCATGCCATGACGGTATGGAATCGGCATGCAGATGCACATGGTTCACACCCAGCCGCGAGAAGTCGAGCCCGCTGTCTTCGGCTTGTGGATCTGCATCGAACACCCCGATCTCGCCCCCCAGCCCTTTCACATCGGGCAGATTGGCGTTCGGGAAGAGGGATTCGACATCTTTGAGCGAGGCCAGTTCACCACGCAATACGCCCGAAAAACCGTGGAGATGGCGCATATCAGTGATCTGACCATCGAAATTCAGCCAGTCCTGCTGTTTGCCGTCCCTGCCCAGTGTCGCGCCCAGACTGACCGCCCAGGGAGGGTTACCCCCCTGAAACAGCGAGAGCGGGCCGATATGGCCATTGACGCGAAACGGGACATCTCCACGACGCCCGTGAATATCGAGATAGGGAGCCGAGGAAGAAAGACCGTCGAATTCGGCGCGCTCTACAGTCATGGCACCGCTGTGGTGACCCTGTCTGTCATCGAGGGAGATCGCCATATTGTCGAGTTTGGCAGAGCCAATCTGCAGCTTCCATCGGGCTTGCGGGTGAGACACGTGTCCCGACGGGGAACCGGTTTTGGCCGTCAGTGGGTGAAAGACCCAGTTTGCCTGCCCGGATTCGTTGCGATGCAGGATTGCCGCACCGCGCATCACCGTCAGGTTTTCGAGACGGATCTCACGCCAAAGCAACGGAATGAGCGCGATCGACGCGCGGATGTCGCGTGCGCGCAGCATCGGCGTCACGCCGTCGCCCCCCTCGTCAGACAGCGTCACCTGATAGGCGCTGAAGGAAGGCCAGGGCAGAACCCCCACCGAGAAACGCGCCATTGCGAGATCACGGCCGGTCTGTCGCTTGACCGCGGCAATCACATCCTCCTTCAGCGATGAACGATCGATCAGGATATGGGCCGTCACGGCCAGGCCTGCCGCCACCACCAGAATGACGATGAGCGCCGCAGTCAGACGTTTCATTTGACGAGTTCCTTGGTCATTTCCTGCCGGTCTTGCCCCCGATCCGTTCGGGGCGCGGCGTCTCACCGGCGGTAAAGCCGAGATCCTTGAATGTGTCACGCATATGGGGCGGCAATGGGGCCGCTACGCGCAGGCGCCCACCGGCAGGATGCGGAAACTCCAGCGCACGCGCATGAAGATGCAACCTGTCGATAAAACCCTCCATATGCGCGGCCTTGCCACCATATTTCGGGTCGCCAAGAATAGGCGTGCCGAGGGTTTCGCAATGCACACGTAGCTGATGGGTGCGGCCTGTGAGGGGCTTGAGCGCAAGCCATGAAAGGCGTTTGCCCGCCGCATCGACCACCTCATAATCGGTCTTGGCCACCACAGCGTCTTCGTCATCACGCGTAGCGGCAATCATGAGGGCTCCGTTTCCGGCCCCAAGTTTTGCGAGCGGCTGATCGATCACGCCTGAGCCGGGCATGGGGCGCCCGACGACAATCGCCCAGTAGGTCTTGTCCACATCGCGCCCGCGAAAGGCTGCGGCCAGCTTGGCGGCAACACCCGGTGTCCGGGCAACCAGCAACAGGCCGGACGTATCGCGGTCGATGCGATGCACAAGGCGCGGCCGGTCGGGCAGATCACCACGCAAACCATCGAGCATCATGTCGATATGCTTGGTAATACCGGGTCCACCCTGCGTGGGCAGGCCGGATGGCTTGTCGAGCACGATCACCTGATCGTCACGATAGACCACCATGCGCTCGATCTCGCGGGCAAGCTGCGGGTCGAGCGGGGCGGGGCGGTCGGGCTGCGCCGCCATTGGAGCAGGCAAAGGCGGTATGCGCAGGCTCTGGCCGGGGGCAAGACGGCTTGCACCAGTCACGCGCTTGCCATCAAGACGCACCTGCCCTGTGCGGCACAGCTTTTGCAGTGCCCCCTGGGTGAGGTCGGGATAATGGCGGCGGAACCAGCGATCGAGGCGCATATCGGCCTCATCTTCACTGACAATACGGGTCGTAACACTCATGGGCGACGGCTTGCCCGTATTGCGGCCTGCCTGTCCAGATTTTTTCTGATTTCGCTTTCCCGACCACGATCGGTGGGCTGATAGAGTGACACGCGTGCCATTTCATCGGGGAAGTAGTTCTGACCCGAAAATCCTTCCTCCGTATCATGGTCATATTCATAGCCCTTGCCGTAGCCGATCGACTGCATCAGCTTGGTAGGGGCGTTGCGTATATGGTGTGGCGGTCCGAGGCTGCCCGTTTCACGGGCCAATTTGCGGGCCTGGTTATAAGCACGATAGACGGCGTTCGATTTTGGTGCCGTAGCCAGATGCACGACCAGTTGCGCTAAAGCCAGTTCGCCCTCGGGGCTGCCGAGACGCTCATATGTTTCCCACGCTGCCACGGCCAGCGGAAGCGCTGTGGGATCAGCCATGCCCACATCCTCTGCGGCAAAGCGCGTCAGGCGGCGGGCGATATAGCGAGGGTCTTCTCCGCCTTCGAGCATCCGGGCAAACCAGTAGAGTCCCGCATCGGGGTCTGATCCGCGCAGCGATTTATGCAGCGCCGAAATCAGGTTGTAATGTTCCTCGCGATCCTTGTCGTAAAGCACCGCCCGACGGGCCACCACACCGGCCAGCCCCGCCGTATCAAGCAGCTCCCCGGCCGGCAGGGCCTGTATCTGTTCGACCAGATTAAGCAGATAGCGCCCATCGCCATCTGCCATGGCACGCAAGGCAGCACGTGCCTCTGCGGTGAGTGGCAGCGCTGTGTCGGACAGGGCTTCGGCACGCTGGAGCAGCTTCTCGAGCCCGTTATCGTCCAGCCGGTTGAGCACCATCACCTGACAGCGCGACAGAAGCGCGCCGTTGAGGGCGAATGACGGATTTTCCGTTGTCGCACCGATCAGAATGACGGTCCCACGCTCGACATAAGGCAAAAAGCCATCCTGCTGGGCGCGGTTGAAGCGATGGATCTCGTCAACGAAGAGTAACGTCCCTCGCCCTGTCTCCTGCTGGAAGCGCGAGGCGGTTTCGAAAGCCTTCTTGAGATCAGCCACGCCCGAGAAAACGGCTGATATCTGCTCGAATCTGAGCTTGGCCTCACGGGCAAGCAGCCGCGCAATCGTGGTCTTGCCGCATCCCGGTCCGCCCCACAGGATGAGGCTTGGCAGCGTGTTGCGGCTAAGCATCTGGCTGATCAGCCCTTTGGGGCCCAGAAGATGATCCTGACCGACGACCTCCGCCAGCGTGGAGGGGCGCAGCCTGTCCGCCAGCGGCTGCGTCTGTCGCGACGTCGGCATGGACGTGGACGAGGTGCCCGTTTGCGAAGCTGGAGGCATCATCGGTGCAGAATGTGCCGCAGGGCGCCCGTAGCGCGCGGCTTCCTTGCGAGGGGAAGGCGTGCCGAACAGATCTGCATTTCCATCATCCTGCATCGCGCTGGCCTCTTCTTTCCTGCAATCCTGCTCTATTCGACTTACCACGTATCTTATCGCGCCACCGCCAGCCTATGCAGGAACGTGCACAAGCGGCCGAACGTCGCACAGAACAGATGCTTCAGATCCATCATGCGTCGGAACGATTACGGGCTATTCTCTACGCAAGGCCAATCACCGGGGCAAATATACCCTTGGTCAGGCCGGTACAGGGTGCCCTATTTGGCGAGTTGACGCATGACGCCGGGTAAAAGCATGGCGAATGGATTGATCGACAGATCCGGATTTCCCGCCGTCCCCTTGACCGTAAAGGTCGCGGCAAGAAAGCCACCCCCTTTTTCCGGCGAGAACAACTTGCCCACATTCGGCAGCCGCCCCGGTGCCGCGTTAAGACCAAAAATAGGCACGACTGTCCCGCGCAGATCGAGCCCGCCCTTGTCGAGATCGATCTTGCCTTCCAGCGTGGCCCCGAGCGCCGGGTTGCCAAGATGCCCCTCATGAATGGTCATGACGTCATCCCGCACCCTGATCGGCAGATGAAGATGCTGAACCTCAAACCGGTCATGGCTGGCCTGAGACCAGTTGAAAACAGAAAGATGGGTAGCCGCTGTCAGTGCCGCTGGTGGCTGCCTGAACGCAAAGGGTGAGACAGAAATCATCCCTTTGAAAGGCGGAACGCGCCCCGTATCGCCGTCTCCAACCTGACCGGAAATCTGCGCACGCCCGCCCTCAAGACGATCCGTCATACCGGTTTCGTTCAGAAGCCGACCGAGATTATCAATACGGAGCATGAGCTGACGCCCGGCCTCATGCGGGGCAAGATCGAACGCCACGCCAACGGGCCTGACCGCTGTGAACCGGGCACGGTCCAGCCGATCATGGCGATGCTCCAGATGCGCGGTCACACCTCCCAGAAATTTCTGCGCGTTGTAGAACAGGCGGTCGGTTGCAATATCGACAGTCCAGTCCTGACCTGCTGGCGCCGTACTTTTGCCTGACGCGCTCTCAGCAGGGCCGCTCGATGCGCTGCCGGTCACCGCACTGCCGCCCTGCCCCTCCCCGGGCTTTGCATCGTCGCGGTGCAGCAAAGTCGCGATATCGAGGTCCTGCGCATGGATACGCACGGCAATCGCTGCATCGGCCTGTGCCGGCAGTTCGATCACTGCATCCCCGTTGGAGCGGCCAATCATGAATCCGTTCAGATTGATGGCCTGGACCTGCCCCTCAACCAGTCGGCTGTCGCCCTCGACATGCAGGTCTGGCCCCTCGGCACTGATGCGATCGAGTGCAACCATCTTGCCATCGCGCAGGCCGATATGGGCAGAAGCCGTGGTCGCGATACCAGCCGCTTTGCTCCAGACGGGAATCGTCAGGGCTGCCTGGGTGAGATCAAGTGCAAGGTCCAGATTGGCATGGCCATCGAATGCCGCATGATAGTCAGAGACGAGCTGCGCCGTGCCCTGAAACAGGCCGTTATTGGCTATATGCGCCTTGTTCAGGGCCTGTTCATCGAAAATCGATACGGCATGAACAGTCTCGCGCAGCCCGCCTGAGCGACTCAGGAAATTCTCGTTCAGCGTGGCATCGGTCGGCACACCATCGAGCAAACCGTGCCCCTGAAGCGCGAGCTTCTTTTCAGTCGCCTCCAGATTGCCCGACGCCTCGGTAAGCTCCCGCCCCAGAACAACATTGCCAAGGGTGACGTGGTCAAACCGCGCCCGTGCATTGACGTGGATCTGGTCATTCTCGATATGCGACGAAAGCGGCAGCGTGATGGTTTCGCTCACTTTCACCGCACCTGCTGGATGCGTAAACGGCAGTGGATGCCGCGAGAGCAGATGCAGCCTTGGATGGGCAAGCAGGGTGGCACAGGCCCCCAGATCGCAGGAGAGATCGAGCGCTATCGTGCCGGTCTGATCATGGGCAAAAAGATCGCTGATCAACATCGACCCACCATCGAGATGGATGAGACCGGCATGGGCCGCATCGGATGCGGGCTGGGTGCCATGCAGAAAGTCGATGCGAAGGACATCCGGGGCAGCAAAGCTGAAACGCGCGGCGACATCACGTGCGGGCGGCACGGGCCGAAGCCAGTTCACGGTTGCATGCTCGATGGTCAGGGACGCATCGGTTTTACGGGGGCGTAGCTGGTCCCAGCCCGCGTCACTGCCGAGAACGGCATCGAGATGCAGCGAATCTGTCGTACCGGCGCTCAGATTATTGGTGACCCAGCGGCGCGCGCCCTTCATCAGGAAGCGTGGCCAGATGGAACCCAGATGGGGCACATCGAGCGGCGTCGCCGTGAGGGAAACTCCCCCTGAAATCTGCCGGGCAGAGCGAAGCGAGTCTGCCTCAAGATGGCCCTGCGCCTGGAATGTGTCGGTTCTGCCTGCATCATCGACGAGCGCGATAGCGGCCTCGCTCCTGTCGACGACAAGGCGCCCCGCAGGCAGGGCGATATGGGCGGAGACATGACCCGACTCCACGTTCAGAGGGTCGCCTCCTGACTGATCGACTTTGCCCTTGCCGAGAGAGAGGGCGACCTGCCCTTGCGTGACCGGGATATCCTGAAGTGGCCCAGCGCCAGAAAGGTGTGGCGTTCCTGTGCTGCCCCTGACCAGAAAAAAGGCCTGCAATCCGACCGGCACATGCCAATCACCGGCATAGGGAACGAAACCGCGCAGCACATCGGGGGTGAAAGGGGTGACTGTCACGCGCCACGAAAGCCCCTCCGCCACGGGTGCACTCGCGGCGCTTAAGCTGATCGGCGGTTCATGACCCGGGCCCACCTTGCCCTCGACCAACCCGGTCCATGCATAATCGGCTGTCCGTGGATCGTGATGCAGCGCGACCTTTTCAAGAAGCAGCGTGGCATCGGCACGATCGGCATAGGCTCCCATACCATTGGGTGACAGCGCGTGGCGAAGCTGCACCGCAACAGCAGTCAGGTCGAGTGCCGCAAAATGGTCGAGTGAAAGTGGATTAGCGGCGTTTTTGCGATGTCGCGCGTCAGGCCAATCCAGATCGATCGATCCGTCTTCATGACGGTCGAGGATAATCCGTCCCGATTGTGCGGCAAGACGTGTGGGCTCGACACGCCCGCGTAGCAAAGGCCTCATGCGCAAGGCCAGGTCGACCTGCGACAGGGCCAGCGTTGCGCTGCCATCCTTGCGCAGAATACGCAGATCCTGCGCCTTGAGCACAAGTTCAGGATGAACATGACGCAGGCCGGGCTGCCAGCTCAGGAACAGACGCCCCCAGCTCAACCTGCCGGCGGGGTGGCCCG
The sequence above is drawn from the Asaia bogorensis NBRC 16594 genome and encodes:
- a CDS encoding AsmA-like C-terminal region-containing protein; translation: MPHDPFHRASWRAFRLGTLIVVTPVAIIAVAGLALLWRLSLGPLDVTAVASRFAPVAIQASNETGHPAGRLSWGRLFLSWQPGLRHVHPELVLKAQDLRILRKDGSATLALSQVDLALRMRPLLRGRVEPTRLAAQSGRIILDRHEDGSIDLDWPDARHRKNAANPLSLDHFAALDLTAVAVQLRHALSPNGMGAYADRADATLLLEKVALHHDPRTADYAWTGLVEGKVGPGHEPPISLSAASAPVAEGLSWRVTVTPFTPDVLRGFVPYAGDWHVPVGLQAFFLVRGSTGTPHLSGAGPLQDIPVTQGQVALSLGKGKVDQSGGDPLNVESGHVSAHIALPAGRLVVDRSEAAIALVDDAGRTDTFQAQGHLEADSLRSARQISGGVSLTATPLDVPHLGSIWPRFLMKGARRWVTNNLSAGTTDSLHLDAVLGSDAGWDQLRPRKTDASLTIEHATVNWLRPVPPARDVAARFSFAAPDVLRIDFLHGTQPASDAAHAGLIHLDGGSMLISDLFAHDQTGTIALDLSCDLGACATLLAHPRLHLLSRHPLPFTHPAGAVKVSETITLPLSSHIENDQIHVNARARFDHVTLGNVVLGRELTEASGNLEATEKKLALQGHGLLDGVPTDATLNENFLSRSGGLRETVHAVSIFDEQALNKAHIANNGLFQGTAQLVSDYHAAFDGHANLDLALDLTQAALTIPVWSKAAGIATTASAHIGLRDGKMVALDRISAEGPDLHVEGDSRLVEGQVQAINLNGFMIGRSNGDAVIELPAQADAAIAVRIHAQDLDIATLLHRDDAKPGEGQGGSAVTGSASSGPAESASGKSTAPAGQDWTVDIATDRLFYNAQKFLGGVTAHLEHRHDRLDRARFTAVRPVGVAFDLAPHEAGRQLMLRIDNLGRLLNETGMTDRLEGGRAQISGQVGDGDTGRVPPFKGMISVSPFAFRQPPAALTAATHLSVFNWSQASHDRFEVQHLHLPIRVRDDVMTIHEGHLGNPALGATLEGKIDLDKGGLDLRGTVVPIFGLNAAPGRLPNVGKLFSPEKGGGFLAATFTVKGTAGNPDLSINPFAMLLPGVMRQLAK